From the Halomonas meridiana genome, one window contains:
- a CDS encoding LysR family transcriptional regulator has product MNNLRRIDLNLLVALHALLTEKHVSRAARRLHKSQPAVSHALAHLRTIFDDPLLVRRAGKLELTSRASELLPALTEALHQVGTLLDQPAFDPARTKRLFRLAMSDYGSRVILPGLVKRLRSCAPGIDLQVTQGSRASMLAGVHDGEIDLAFGVFPSPLADELRTRTLFIEHFVSAADKHTLPRSGSLDKDEWLSRPHVLVALQSNEAGEIEHALQREGVTRRIAMTLPHWGIASSLVANTDLILTAARRSFDLFLEDSPLQLFAPPFAIDPFAYEMVWHSRRESDAGHNWLRQMIVEMLGESA; this is encoded by the coding sequence ATGAATAATTTAAGACGTATCGATCTCAATCTGCTGGTCGCTCTGCACGCACTACTGACCGAAAAGCACGTCTCGCGAGCGGCACGGCGCTTACATAAAAGCCAGCCCGCCGTCAGCCATGCACTCGCTCATTTGCGCACTATTTTTGACGACCCGTTGCTGGTGCGACGAGCAGGCAAACTGGAACTCACTTCCCGCGCCAGCGAGCTACTACCGGCATTGACGGAAGCACTGCATCAGGTAGGCACGCTGCTCGACCAGCCCGCCTTCGACCCCGCTCGGACAAAGCGACTATTTAGGCTCGCCATGTCGGACTATGGCTCTCGGGTCATCCTGCCGGGGCTGGTAAAGCGCTTGCGTTCCTGCGCGCCGGGGATCGATCTTCAAGTCACGCAAGGCAGCCGCGCCTCGATGCTGGCAGGTGTACATGATGGAGAGATCGACTTGGCGTTTGGGGTGTTCCCATCGCCGCTTGCCGATGAGTTACGCACCCGAACGCTCTTCATCGAGCACTTCGTGAGTGCGGCGGATAAACACACCCTGCCCAGGTCCGGTAGCCTGGATAAAGACGAATGGCTCTCGCGGCCACATGTACTGGTCGCTCTGCAAAGCAACGAAGCCGGTGAGATAGAACACGCCCTGCAGCGAGAAGGCGTCACCCGCAGGATAGCGATGACCCTGCCCCACTGGGGCATCGCTAGCAGTTTAGTGGCCAACACGGACTTGATATTGACCGCTGCACGGCGCAGCTTCGATCTATTTCTGGAGGACTCACCGCTACAGCTTTTCGCCCCTCCCTTTGCCATCGACCCGTTTGCCTACGAGATGGTTTGGCACTCACGGCGGGAAAGCGATGCCGGGCACAACTGGCTAAGACAAATGATCGTTGAGATGTTGGGAGAAAGCGCGTGA
- a CDS encoding DMT family transporter produces MNSSLTVVGLAAVAVVAGALVPFQAGSNAELGRALGHPLWATLVSLVVSILVVIPIALAMQAAPPVFGAARHLPAWGWLGGVAGAIYVSSALILVPRVGATSFMVCVIAGQLIASLLLDYHGWMNLPVREVSVGRVLGVVMVIVGMVTVLWFSSTTKPAQHDADQVVSRTAHS; encoded by the coding sequence ATGAATTCATCTCTCACCGTGGTAGGGTTGGCGGCAGTAGCGGTCGTCGCAGGCGCTTTGGTGCCATTTCAAGCCGGTAGTAACGCGGAATTAGGCCGAGCGCTAGGCCATCCTCTTTGGGCAACGCTGGTCTCTCTGGTGGTCAGTATTCTTGTCGTCATCCCCATTGCACTGGCGATGCAGGCAGCGCCTCCCGTTTTCGGGGCTGCTAGGCACTTGCCCGCCTGGGGATGGCTGGGCGGCGTCGCAGGCGCTATCTACGTATCGTCGGCGCTAATATTGGTGCCGCGGGTGGGGGCCACGAGCTTTATGGTGTGTGTGATTGCAGGGCAGCTGATCGCATCGCTGCTGCTGGATTACCACGGCTGGATGAACTTGCCTGTTAGAGAGGTCAGCGTGGGGCGTGTGTTGGGCGTGGTGATGGTAATAGTGGGCATGGTGACGGTGCTGTGGTTCTCATCCACGACCAAACCAGCTCAACACGATGCTGATCAGGTCGTATCACGCACCGCCCATTCATGA
- a CDS encoding thiol-disulfide oxidoreductase DCC family protein, whose amino-acid sequence MDNRYIVIFDGVCNFCNGAVNFIIKRDPEGIFAFTPMQSELAQELTQRFNMPDVGMDTLVLIKAGKCYVLSEAALEIAKELKGPWRLCYAFKVVPRPIRDAAYKLFARNRYTLFGKKEACMVPTVEVKSRFVGIDT is encoded by the coding sequence ATGGATAATCGATATATCGTCATATTCGATGGTGTTTGCAACTTCTGTAATGGAGCAGTGAATTTCATCATCAAGCGAGACCCAGAGGGAATCTTTGCATTCACCCCGATGCAGAGCGAGTTGGCGCAGGAACTCACGCAGCGCTTCAACATGCCCGATGTGGGCATGGACACCTTGGTGCTTATCAAGGCTGGTAAGTGTTACGTGCTTTCAGAGGCGGCCCTTGAGATCGCCAAAGAGCTAAAAGGGCCGTGGCGGCTCTGTTATGCATTCAAGGTTGTGCCCAGGCCGATTAGAGACGCGGCTTATAAATTATTCGCTCGGAATCGTTATACGCTTTTTGGTAAGAAAGAGGCTTGTATGGTGCCGACAGTAGAGGTGAAGTCGCGGTTTGTGGGTATCGACACTTAG
- a CDS encoding NAD(P)H-binding protein, with product MPTAIVLGATGAIGQQLVTQLTQRGEVESVIVITRRELDITREFPNAIVSKIQPALLDFDQLEAQAAECMPAGAVAFVALGTTKKQAGSKAAFRRVDHGLVLAFARACKTAGVSGLGVVTAHGANARSSVFYNRVKGEVERDVQSLGLPCVFFARPSLLLGRPEDGRLAESWASALLAPASRWLPRSVRPIEVRVVAAAMVDAALGAADGRVSFVLSNAAMHQSESP from the coding sequence ATGCCCACCGCCATCGTTCTTGGTGCTACTGGCGCTATTGGTCAGCAGCTTGTTACTCAGCTTACCCAGCGGGGTGAGGTGGAAAGCGTCATCGTGATTACCCGCCGTGAGCTGGATATTACCCGTGAATTTCCCAACGCTATCGTTTCCAAAATCCAGCCTGCGCTGCTCGATTTCGACCAGTTAGAAGCCCAGGCCGCCGAGTGTATGCCCGCCGGTGCCGTGGCCTTTGTGGCGCTGGGCACCACGAAGAAGCAGGCGGGGAGTAAAGCGGCGTTTCGCCGTGTGGATCATGGGTTGGTGCTGGCGTTTGCGCGGGCGTGTAAAACGGCAGGGGTGAGTGGGTTAGGCGTGGTGACGGCGCACGGGGCGAATGCGCGCTCTTCGGTGTTTTATAACCGTGTGAAAGGCGAGGTGGAGCGGGATGTTCAGTCGCTGGGGTTGCCCTGCGTGTTCTTTGCTCGGCCTTCGCTGTTATTAGGACGGCCAGAGGATGGGCGGTTGGCAGAGTCGTGGGCGAGTGCGCTTTTAGCACCAGCGTCACGTTGGTTGCCGCGCTCGGTACGGCCGATCGAGGTGCGCGTCGTGGCGGCGGCAATGGTCGACGCGGCGTTGGGCGCCGCCGACGGGCGCGTGTCGTTCGTGCTCTCGAATGCGGCCATGCACCAGAGTGAAAGCCCCTAG
- a CDS encoding histidine phosphatase family protein: protein MDVFLLRHAETETNRDGALATGSGDALTQHGHYQAQSIIGRLLELEIECILCSPYPRALQTIQPFVEVARIEIEIHPCLAEGQLVLTETPAREEPKYFRHVSGHDYPHENESPGAFMERVVQAKKLIDTQPHSRILVVTHGHMLRELLNSMLALPHKTRFPHDNCGLSHVSVGAVNMVSYINRPISSS from the coding sequence ATGGATGTATTCCTTTTAAGACACGCAGAAACAGAAACGAACCGTGATGGTGCGTTAGCAACAGGAAGCGGTGACGCGCTCACACAGCATGGCCACTATCAGGCACAGAGCATCATAGGACGTCTCTTGGAATTGGAGATCGAGTGCATTCTGTGCTCTCCGTATCCGAGAGCCCTGCAAACCATTCAACCTTTTGTTGAGGTTGCCAGAATAGAGATTGAGATTCACCCTTGTTTAGCTGAGGGGCAGTTAGTGTTGACTGAGACTCCCGCTCGAGAGGAGCCCAAGTATTTCCGTCACGTATCGGGCCATGACTACCCCCATGAAAATGAGTCACCAGGTGCATTCATGGAGCGTGTGGTACAGGCAAAAAAGCTAATCGACACCCAGCCTCATTCCAGGATATTGGTGGTAACGCATGGGCACATGCTTCGCGAATTATTAAACAGCATGCTGGCTTTGCCCCATAAAACAAGGTTCCCGCACGATAATTGTGGGCTGAGTCATGTATCGGTAGGTGCCGTAAATATGGTCAGCTATATCAACCGACCAATTTCTTCTAGCTAA